A single region of the Marmota flaviventris isolate mMarFla1 chromosome 10, mMarFla1.hap1, whole genome shotgun sequence genome encodes:
- the LOC114079122 gene encoding T-cell surface glycoprotein CD1b-like, with the protein MRDQTPAESQRSSLSEMLFLLLVLLAVLFPGGDNQEASQGPTSFHAIQISSFVNSTWSQNQASGWLEDLQIHGWDSEAGTAIFLKPWAKGNFSDEAILMLEEIFRVYFSVFTSEVQDHVSEFQLEYPFEIQGLAGCELRSGGTIMGFLRGSLKGMDFLSFKTGWPSTEGDLRAQKFCTVITKYKGICETVEKLLLETCPQYLLSVLEAGKADLQRQVKPEAWLSSGPSPGPDRMLLVCHVSGFYPKHMWVMWMRGEQEQEGTQRSDFLPNADGTWYLQATLDVASGEAAGLACRVKHSSLGGQDLVLHWGHPLSIGLVILAIIVPCALIFLGLALWFWRRRSYQDIQ; encoded by the exons ATGAGAGATCAAACACCAGCTGAGAGTCAGAGGTCCTCTCTCAGTGAAATGCTGTTCCTGCTACTTGTGTTGCTAGCAGTTCTCTTCCCAGGTGGTGACAATCAGGAAG CCTCCCAGGGGCCGACCTCATTCCACGCCATCCAAATCTCATCCTTTGTCAACAGCACCTGGTCACAGAACCAAGCCTCAGGCTGGTTGGAAGATCTGCAGATTCATGGCTGGGATAGTGAGGCAGGCACTGCCATCTTCCTAAAACCCTGGGCCAAGGGCAACTTCAGTGATGAGGCCATTCTGATGCTGGAGGAGATCTTCCGAGTCTACTTCTCTGTTTTCACCAGTGAAGTGCAGGATCATGTCAGTGAGTTCCAGTTGGAGT ACCCTTTTGAGATCCAGGGCTTAGCAGGCTGTGAGCTGCGCTCAGGGGGAACCATCATGGGCTTCCTGAGGGGGTCTTTAAAAGGAATGGATTTTCTGAGCTTCAAGACAGGTTGGCCCTCCACAGAAGGTGACCTCAGGGCACAGAAATTCTGCACAGTGATCACAAAGTACAAAGGTATCTGCGAAACAGTGGAGAAGCTGCTGTTAGAAACCTGCCCCCAATATCTCCTGAGCGTCCTGGAAGCAGGGAAGGCAGATCTGCAGAGGCAAG TGAAGCCTGAGGCCTGGCTGTCCAGTGGCCCCAGTCCTGGGCCTGACCGCATGCTGCTGGTGTGCCATGTCTCTGGCTTCTACCCCAAACACATGTGGGTGATGTGGATGCGAGGtgagcaggagcaggagggaaCCCAGAGAAGTGACTTCCTGCCCAATGCAGATGGGACATGGTATCTCCAAGCAACCCTGGATGTGGCATCTGGGGAGGCGGCTGGCCTGGCCTGCAGGGTGAAGCACAGCAGCCTAGGAGGGCAGGACCTCGTCCTCCACTGGG GACACCCCCTCTCCATTGGCTTGGTCATTTTGGCAATTATAGTGCCCTGTGCACTCATTTTTCTGGGGCTTGCACTGTGGTTCTGGAGGCGCAG GTCGTATCAGGACATCCAGTGA